In the genome of Leptospira tipperaryensis, one region contains:
- a CDS encoding NADPH-dependent F420 reductase — protein MKGKKIGILGSGIVGQTLANGFLKYGAEVKIGTRDPEKLKDWLSKADKGASVGSFAEAAKFGEILVLASKGNAAKEVLKLAGGDSLDGKTILDTTNPIGDQAPVNGVLNFFTSYNESLMEQIQKEYPKANFVKCFSSVGSSLMVDPQLKGGKPSMFICGNEENAKKQTKEILDTFGWETEDMGKVEAARAIEPLCILWCIPGFLSQSWTHAFKLLK, from the coding sequence ATGAAGGGAAAGAAGATCGGAATTTTAGGATCAGGAATTGTCGGGCAGACTTTAGCCAACGGATTCCTTAAGTATGGAGCGGAAGTAAAAATCGGAACGAGAGATCCCGAAAAACTCAAAGACTGGTTGTCCAAGGCGGACAAGGGAGCTTCGGTCGGTTCCTTTGCGGAAGCCGCGAAGTTCGGTGAAATTCTCGTCCTAGCTTCGAAAGGAAACGCTGCGAAGGAAGTTTTAAAACTTGCAGGAGGTGATTCCTTAGACGGTAAGACGATCCTCGATACTACAAATCCGATCGGAGATCAAGCGCCTGTTAACGGAGTTTTGAATTTTTTTACATCGTATAACGAATCTCTTATGGAGCAAATCCAGAAAGAATATCCGAAGGCGAATTTTGTAAAGTGTTTCAGCTCGGTCGGTAGTTCTTTGATGGTGGATCCTCAACTGAAAGGTGGAAAACCGAGTATGTTTATCTGCGGGAATGAAGAGAACGCAAAAAAACAAACAAAAGAAATCTTGGATACTTTCGGCTGGGAAACGGAAGATATGGGGAAGGTCGAAGCGGCTCGTGCGATCGAACCGCTTTGTATTCTCTGGTGTATCCCCGGATTCTTATCACAGTCTTGGACACACGCGTTTAAACTCTTAAAATAA
- a CDS encoding ankyrin repeat domain-containing protein: MLTFLALPILSEGEHPNHAIGESLLKISKRANLPDAAISGNGYKAVALVGDVDGDNGPGTLGYIKNMQEVTKVLKSRGVQVAEFYSPRTPWEQIKEAIKGANIVLYAGHGIGSNLTNSPFHQKYVGGFALKGKFVSNDEVENSLKPAQGAVVLFLGACFTAGNMAYDMGVIDAEETKYRVSMYSAPFLKAGFQGYYATWAPWTAQSIIADLFTGKNFGGVYDTQTKLSEVTKLDHPEFSGGKLFYHRGVQEAKVIFDYAFAGNPNGKLSNQTTTEETKPANNPVSLTPEEQTSKNNALIKAAYKKDLKTALRLLSEGADPNTESKGWRILHLSVYFDLPELTKILLEKKADPNYQVDGYTALSLATAYERTAIIPLLEAAGGTKSRSASSKPKP; encoded by the coding sequence TTGCTCACCTTTCTTGCCCTACCGATTCTTTCCGAAGGCGAACATCCCAACCATGCAATCGGAGAATCCCTCCTCAAAATATCAAAGCGCGCCAACTTACCGGACGCGGCAATTTCCGGAAACGGATATAAGGCAGTCGCCTTGGTCGGAGACGTGGACGGAGACAATGGACCCGGCACGTTAGGATATATTAAGAATATGCAAGAAGTGACAAAGGTTCTTAAATCTCGCGGAGTACAAGTCGCCGAATTTTATAGCCCGCGAACACCTTGGGAACAAATCAAAGAGGCAATCAAAGGTGCGAACATCGTCCTCTATGCGGGACACGGAATCGGAAGTAATCTTACCAACTCCCCTTTTCATCAGAAATACGTGGGGGGATTTGCGTTAAAGGGAAAATTTGTTTCCAATGACGAGGTGGAGAATTCTCTAAAGCCGGCCCAGGGCGCGGTGGTTCTCTTTCTCGGTGCTTGTTTCACCGCGGGAAACATGGCTTATGATATGGGAGTCATAGACGCTGAGGAAACAAAATATAGAGTTTCTATGTATTCGGCTCCATTTTTAAAGGCAGGCTTTCAAGGATATTATGCGACATGGGCGCCTTGGACGGCGCAGAGTATCATCGCGGATCTTTTTACGGGAAAGAATTTCGGAGGAGTCTATGACACACAGACAAAACTCTCCGAAGTTACAAAGCTGGATCATCCTGAATTCTCCGGCGGAAAACTTTTTTATCATAGGGGCGTTCAAGAAGCCAAAGTGATTTTCGACTACGCATTCGCCGGGAACCCGAACGGAAAACTTTCCAACCAAACGACCACTGAAGAAACAAAACCCGCGAACAATCCCGTTTCTTTGACTCCGGAGGAACAAACCTCCAAAAACAATGCCCTCATCAAGGCAGCATATAAGAAGGATTTGAAAACGGCGCTCCGTTTGTTAAGCGAAGGCGCTGATCCGAATACGGAAAGTAAGGGCTGGAGAATTCTTCATCTTTCCGTTTACTTCGATCTTCCCGAACTCACAAAAATTCTTCTGGAGAAAAAAGCGGATCCGAACTACCAAGTGGACGGTTACACGGCGCTATCATTAGCAACCGCTTATGAACGAACTGCGATCATACCGCTTCTCGAAGCGGCGGGAGGAACAAAATCCAGATCCGCTTCGAGTAAACCCAAACCCTAA
- a CDS encoding DUF1564 domain-containing protein, with translation MDILFLSSENKIQSALIEGELGTDSILIPLSYWDVLSADEKRILRRKLPYLLRKYTKYVSCLKRLHWRAGKIKYNRGVGKMKKMSIRVNTGAWAVLGALAVAHGVSRCYLFNYMLWLDDVGVGDSVVETLNQGVPKFHGSYRMIWTLDLRQNLISRELDFEPNPMTDTFPYHLQPNSA, from the coding sequence ATGGATATTCTTTTTTTAAGTTCGGAAAATAAGATTCAATCTGCGTTGATCGAAGGTGAGTTAGGAACCGACTCGATTCTGATTCCGCTTTCCTACTGGGATGTGTTAAGCGCCGATGAAAAGAGAATTCTTCGGAGAAAGCTCCCGTATCTTTTAAGGAAATATACGAAGTATGTGAGTTGTCTGAAGAGATTGCATTGGAGAGCGGGGAAGATTAAATACAATCGGGGCGTCGGGAAAATGAAGAAGATGAGTATTCGAGTGAATACCGGGGCTTGGGCTGTTTTGGGGGCTCTTGCGGTCGCACATGGGGTTTCGAGGTGTTATCTTTTTAATTATATGCTTTGGTTAGACGACGTTGGAGTCGGAGATTCTGTCGTGGAAACTTTAAACCAAGGAGTTCCTAAGTTTCACGGGTCCTACAGAATGATCTGGACGCTCGATTTACGACAAAATCTCATCTCACGAGAACTGGACTTCGAACCAAACCCAATGACGGACACTTTCCCCTATCACCTGCAGCCCAACAGCGCCTAA
- a CDS encoding transglutaminase-like domain-containing protein has translation MSFKTRFPLFILGLAFATAPLFSQSAYPVLGWETVEKEDYTEIVPPSIDEKVRSFQGALIAGNWLFWPAILPGENGKESHGLILRNLKNGDSKRIDFGEPVRGLAWDKVKNQVYARLKKEIAVIDIDSFEVKRRVPFPATNSGWTSIGFFQEKLFGIQGNTFTFYDKENGNEIESKNVPITKIAQAYACSDKEIFLWNNDGDSNLHSYNPILNSIRDRFSVKIDGKLAPKLACRGNDFALMDPDKGYYQNLIKIGNQFYPVVAGNQILKGNLSYRFAPKKEKISFSITVTAKEKDSPESEIAVAIPPKETASQILSEESVTKFGSFQEDAQGNRTLFVKIPTLSAGQSWTEVVYSAKIARFNLDSGLSNFKTSWEDWKVDRKWNQFLEDKSVYLINDPGITSVRDQLKSETASVEGYIQAVYKHITKNLVYKQDGRFDAAPNVLQNGHGSCTEHSYAQIALLRSAGIPARLAWNWLPVSTKVELNHKIAEVWHPSFGWIPMEPLSSPRTRAGLTYAKHIIFAVLNSPSHSIIKGGDVLSNFTKPSGGASRSLEIELSSDDSISSRNLLESDSSWEDSYPKVKPILNRVLLRGEERSVE, from the coding sequence ATGTCCTTCAAAACTCGTTTTCCACTTTTCATTCTTGGTTTGGCCTTTGCGACCGCCCCTCTTTTTTCTCAGTCCGCCTATCCGGTATTAGGCTGGGAGACCGTTGAAAAAGAAGATTATACAGAGATCGTTCCTCCGTCTATCGATGAAAAAGTCCGGAGTTTTCAAGGAGCCTTGATCGCGGGGAATTGGCTTTTTTGGCCCGCGATTCTTCCGGGTGAAAATGGAAAAGAAAGTCACGGTTTGATTCTGCGAAATCTTAAAAACGGAGATTCGAAGCGAATCGATTTCGGAGAACCGGTTCGAGGTTTGGCTTGGGACAAGGTTAAGAATCAAGTCTATGCGAGATTGAAAAAGGAAATCGCAGTAATCGATATCGATTCTTTCGAAGTCAAGAGAAGGGTTCCATTCCCCGCGACGAACTCCGGTTGGACGTCCATCGGTTTTTTTCAGGAAAAACTTTTCGGGATCCAGGGAAACACATTCACTTTTTATGATAAAGAAAACGGAAACGAGATCGAAAGTAAGAACGTTCCTATTACAAAAATCGCTCAGGCTTATGCCTGCTCCGATAAGGAAATTTTTCTCTGGAACAACGACGGAGATTCTAATCTCCATTCTTACAATCCGATTCTAAACTCCATACGAGATCGTTTTTCGGTTAAGATCGACGGAAAACTGGCTCCTAAGTTGGCCTGTCGAGGAAACGACTTCGCGTTGATGGATCCGGATAAAGGATATTATCAAAATCTAATCAAGATCGGAAACCAGTTTTATCCCGTCGTCGCTGGAAACCAGATTCTCAAAGGGAATCTGAGTTATCGTTTTGCTCCGAAGAAAGAAAAAATTTCATTCTCCATTACGGTTACTGCGAAGGAGAAGGATTCTCCGGAATCCGAAATCGCGGTTGCGATTCCTCCTAAAGAAACAGCATCGCAGATTCTAAGCGAAGAATCCGTTACAAAGTTCGGCTCCTTTCAGGAAGACGCGCAAGGAAATCGAACTCTGTTTGTAAAAATTCCCACCTTATCCGCTGGTCAGTCTTGGACGGAAGTCGTCTATTCCGCGAAGATCGCAAGATTCAATCTGGACTCCGGACTCTCCAATTTCAAAACTTCTTGGGAGGATTGGAAGGTCGATCGGAAGTGGAATCAATTCTTAGAAGATAAATCGGTCTATTTGATCAACGATCCAGGAATCACTTCCGTTCGCGATCAACTCAAATCGGAGACGGCAAGTGTGGAAGGTTATATCCAAGCGGTCTATAAACATATCACGAAAAATCTGGTCTACAAACAAGACGGTCGTTTCGACGCGGCGCCCAACGTTCTTCAAAACGGTCACGGTTCTTGCACCGAACACAGTTACGCTCAGATCGCCCTCTTGAGAAGCGCCGGGATTCCTGCGAGGCTCGCTTGGAACTGGCTTCCGGTTTCTACGAAGGTGGAACTAAATCATAAGATTGCGGAAGTCTGGCACCCGTCCTTCGGTTGGATTCCGATGGAACCTCTTTCTTCTCCGAGGACAAGAGCGGGCCTGACATATGCAAAACATATTATATTCGCAGTTTTGAATTCTCCTTCACATTCGATTATCAAAGGCGGAGACGTCTTGTCGAATTTTACAAAACCTTCGGGTGGCGCTTCCAGGTCCTTGGAGATCGAGTTGTCTTCGGATGATTCGATTTCTTCGAGAAATCTTTTGGAGAGTGATTCTTCTTGGGAAGATTCTTATCCTAAGGTGAAACCGATTTTGAACAGAGTTCTTTTGAGAGGTGAGGAGAGAAGCGTCGAGTAA
- a CDS encoding protein kinase codes for MNPSKTELAELIEGAREGEKFPLAKLISGLERTDSFEFRKNLFEELYNRGLTGRNSLTIGFTGTPGAGKSSLLGELATQFLKEKNEETMAIVAIDPSSHISGGSLLGDRTRLSLPAREKRIYFRSQPSQLELGGVNPYTYHVIRLLRCFFRYVFIETVGIGQNEIEVSKLTDLSFLVLQPLGGDQVQFMKSGIMEVPDSFILNKCDEEQLANSSYHMLITTLEFLKDMMPGKNLPPVFKTSTKTKVGIVELLEFIRKAVPSGDRSKETLLQLKKWIKNDYGNFGLRLIENLPYSSSTNFEILESLALDEIKRHLKA; via the coding sequence GTGAATCCATCTAAGACAGAACTCGCGGAACTCATCGAGGGTGCGCGAGAGGGAGAAAAATTTCCTCTCGCGAAACTCATCTCCGGTCTAGAAAGAACCGACTCTTTTGAATTCAGAAAAAATCTTTTTGAAGAACTCTACAATCGAGGTTTGACCGGAAGAAATTCTTTGACCATCGGTTTTACAGGAACTCCGGGCGCGGGAAAGTCTTCCTTACTCGGAGAACTCGCGACTCAATTCTTAAAAGAAAAAAACGAAGAGACGATGGCGATCGTTGCGATCGATCCTTCGAGTCATATCTCGGGCGGTTCCCTTTTGGGAGATCGAACCAGGCTTTCTCTTCCGGCGAGAGAAAAAAGAATCTACTTTCGTTCCCAACCGAGCCAACTCGAACTCGGAGGAGTCAATCCTTACACGTATCACGTCATACGTCTTTTGCGTTGTTTTTTTCGTTATGTCTTTATTGAAACCGTCGGGATCGGGCAAAACGAAATCGAAGTCTCCAAGCTCACGGATCTTTCCTTTCTCGTCTTGCAACCGTTAGGCGGGGATCAGGTTCAGTTTATGAAGAGTGGAATTATGGAAGTTCCGGATTCTTTTATTTTGAACAAATGTGACGAAGAACAACTCGCGAATTCGAGCTATCACATGTTGATTACAACTCTGGAATTCTTAAAAGATATGATGCCGGGAAAAAATCTTCCTCCCGTTTTTAAAACTTCCACAAAAACAAAGGTCGGGATCGTAGAACTTCTGGAATTTATTCGAAAAGCAGTTCCTTCCGGAGATCGTTCGAAAGAAACTCTTCTTCAACTCAAAAAATGGATCAAGAACGACTACGGAAACTTCGGTCTAAGATTGATCGAAAATCTTCCCTACTCCAGCTCCACAAATTTTGAAATCTTAGAATCTCTTGCCCTGGATGAAATCAAAAGACATCTGAAAGCCTGA
- a CDS encoding protein meaA, translated as MENKDHILYDKAGKPSKEPAWIFRTYAGHTNARESNELFRKNLSKGQTGLSIAFDLATQCGYSSDHPIARPEIGKVGVPINTLEDFRILFDQIPLEEMNTSMTINGTSMYLLSLYVALAQERGVDIGLLQGTTQNDIIKEYLARGTYIFPPAQSIRVIVDMYEYSLKNIPKWNPSNICSYHLQEAGATPVQELAFALATAIAILDAIKERNCFTPDEFEQCVGRISFFVNAGIRFVEEMCKMRAFTDMWDEITRDRYQVKQEKYRRFRYGVQVNSLGLTEEQPENNAWRILIEALGVTMSRDARCRALQLPAWNEALSLPRPWDQQWSLRLQQVLAYETDLLEYPDLFEGSKVVESKVKDLKEEAYKEIQKILDMGGAIKAIENGYMKSQLVKSQAERLAKINNNELIIVGKNKWTEGIESPLMTDQDGGVFKVDPKSAEETLKVLAKTKEKRDANQVKTALANLEADAKANKNLMTASIECAKAGVSTGEWADVLRSVFGEYRPSTGVEGQKLNLETEKVTRVRGKVEAFLKANGSRPKIVVGKPGLDGHSNGAEMIAVSAKHAGFDVIYSGIRLTPEEIVQTAVEENADVIGVSILSGSHQELAEQIFQELKHYKANIPVVFGGIIPPGDFDALLKLGVKAIFTPKDYDLMDVMEKIIDIISKTVKAA; from the coding sequence ATGGAAAATAAAGATCATATCCTTTACGACAAAGCCGGGAAGCCTTCCAAAGAGCCAGCCTGGATCTTCCGAACCTACGCGGGACACACAAACGCGAGAGAATCGAACGAACTCTTCCGAAAAAACCTCTCCAAAGGTCAAACCGGACTCTCCATCGCCTTCGACCTCGCGACTCAGTGCGGTTACAGCTCCGATCATCCGATCGCAAGACCCGAAATCGGGAAAGTCGGAGTTCCGATCAACACCCTTGAGGATTTTAGAATTCTCTTCGACCAGATTCCTCTCGAGGAAATGAACACATCGATGACGATCAACGGGACTTCGATGTATCTTCTGTCTCTTTACGTCGCCCTTGCCCAAGAAAGAGGAGTGGACATCGGACTCCTCCAAGGAACCACACAAAACGACATCATCAAAGAATACCTCGCAAGAGGGACTTACATCTTCCCACCCGCACAATCCATCCGTGTGATCGTGGACATGTATGAATACAGTTTGAAAAACATTCCGAAATGGAATCCATCTAACATCTGTTCGTATCACTTGCAGGAAGCCGGCGCAACTCCGGTGCAGGAACTCGCCTTCGCTCTCGCAACCGCGATCGCAATTCTAGACGCGATCAAAGAAAGAAACTGTTTTACTCCGGACGAATTCGAACAGTGCGTGGGAAGAATTTCGTTCTTTGTAAACGCGGGAATTCGTTTTGTGGAAGAGATGTGCAAGATGCGCGCCTTCACCGATATGTGGGACGAGATCACAAGAGATCGTTATCAAGTAAAACAGGAAAAGTATCGTCGTTTCCGTTACGGGGTTCAGGTAAACTCTCTCGGTCTCACCGAAGAACAACCGGAAAACAACGCCTGGAGAATTCTCATCGAAGCGTTAGGCGTCACCATGAGCCGGGACGCTCGTTGTAGAGCGCTTCAACTTCCCGCTTGGAACGAAGCCCTTTCTCTTCCAAGACCTTGGGATCAACAGTGGTCTCTGAGACTTCAACAAGTTCTCGCGTACGAAACGGACTTACTAGAGTATCCCGATCTATTCGAAGGTTCTAAAGTAGTAGAGAGCAAAGTAAAGGATCTCAAAGAAGAAGCCTACAAAGAAATTCAAAAAATTCTGGATATGGGCGGAGCGATCAAGGCGATCGAGAACGGTTATATGAAATCGCAACTCGTCAAATCGCAAGCGGAACGTCTCGCAAAGATCAACAACAACGAACTCATCATCGTCGGAAAGAACAAGTGGACCGAAGGAATCGAATCCCCTCTGATGACCGACCAAGACGGTGGTGTTTTCAAAGTGGATCCTAAGTCCGCGGAAGAAACTCTCAAAGTTTTGGCGAAGACAAAAGAAAAACGAGACGCGAATCAAGTAAAGACCGCTCTTGCCAATCTCGAAGCCGACGCAAAAGCAAATAAGAATCTGATGACCGCTTCGATTGAATGCGCCAAGGCCGGAGTTTCCACGGGAGAATGGGCCGACGTTTTAAGATCCGTTTTCGGAGAATACAGACCTTCTACCGGAGTCGAGGGACAAAAACTCAATCTAGAAACCGAAAAGGTAACGAGAGTCAGAGGGAAAGTCGAGGCCTTCTTAAAAGCAAACGGTTCTAGACCGAAGATCGTAGTCGGCAAACCGGGGTTAGACGGACATTCCAACGGAGCCGAAATGATCGCGGTTTCCGCAAAACACGCGGGCTTTGACGTGATCTATTCCGGAATTCGTTTAACACCGGAGGAAATCGTTCAGACCGCCGTGGAAGAAAACGCGGACGTGATCGGAGTTTCGATCCTTTCGGGTTCTCACCAAGAACTCGCGGAACAGATCTTCCAGGAATTAAAACACTACAAAGCGAACATTCCCGTCGTTTTTGGCGGGATCATTCCTCCGGGAGATTTCGACGCTCTTTTAAAACTCGGTGTCAAGGCGATCTTTACTCCGAAGGATTACGATTTGATGGACGTGATGGAAAAAATCATCGATATCATTTCCAAAACCGTAAAAGCCGCATAA
- a CDS encoding class I SAM-dependent methyltransferase, which produces MAVSLSEYKEKLKFGLKGKKEESSEDEGLTIGANGLPFETAYWRDIYGSGTDVDATFNAKEHARYAKSILNLMEINVNSIADFGFGKGILLKEMVKIFKPGRVLAIDPSEQMLDELIAQKWIRAWNISVLNTTVQELDLSYFVHLPFDLGICNSVVQYIEGDLKPVFEKLHRIVKYLYFSVPTKDDYIRMKKEIYFEDPYAFVRTKKQYMKMIEPYFRRVGFNLLESRLVADSRFTDQLFKDE; this is translated from the coding sequence ATCGCCGTCTCCTTATCGGAATATAAAGAAAAACTAAAGTTCGGCTTAAAAGGCAAAAAAGAAGAATCTTCCGAGGACGAGGGTTTGACGATAGGAGCCAACGGACTTCCTTTTGAAACCGCGTATTGGAGGGACATCTACGGTTCCGGGACGGACGTGGACGCGACATTTAACGCAAAAGAACACGCACGTTATGCGAAATCGATCCTCAATTTGATGGAGATCAACGTAAACTCGATCGCTGACTTCGGTTTTGGAAAAGGGATTCTTTTGAAAGAGATGGTAAAGATCTTCAAGCCCGGAAGGGTTCTCGCGATCGATCCTTCGGAGCAGATGCTCGACGAACTGATCGCGCAAAAATGGATCCGCGCCTGGAACATCTCCGTCTTAAACACAACCGTTCAAGAATTAGATTTGTCTTATTTTGTTCATCTTCCTTTCGATCTTGGAATTTGCAATTCCGTTGTACAGTATATCGAGGGAGATCTCAAACCGGTCTTCGAGAAACTTCATAGAATTGTAAAGTATCTCTATTTCTCCGTTCCCACAAAAGACGACTATATAAGAATGAAAAAAGAAATCTACTTTGAAGATCCCTACGCATTCGTAAGAACTAAAAAACAATACATGAAGATGATCGAACCTTACTTCCGAAGAGTCGGTTTTAATCTTTTGGAAAGTCGCCTTGTCGCAGATTCCCGTTTTACGGATCAATTGTTTAAGGACGAATAA
- a CDS encoding integrase core domain-containing protein — protein MLLLELSLLLNCILIFRSFSDFKNQTQHSNQILILKLQLTAFKRKNKKFQPTPFERLKLVLLSYCNFDWKENLILVSPATLLEWKKNKLRIFWAMISRKKKPGRPNIPWDIIKLIRRVAKENRIWGATKLHGLLQKLGYNCSERTVSKYIPKRPPDPKKQLSWKQFYSLHSDTMIVSDTFTSYSANFKEIFRVVFFLHVGTRQILHFDIHTNPTTNWMKSVLKLVIRKQAKSGKKIQYFLSDNDPIFGKRFSKYLERFGIKHKKTTRYSPWQNCYAERWVKTCRNEFLDYFIPINQYHLETKLEEFIHFYNHHRTHLALNKDSPVPSPILKPPANGKAELIATPVLGGLYHTYSYKNVA, from the coding sequence ATGCTTCTACTTGAACTTTCCTTGCTTCTCAACTGCATTTTAATCTTTCGATCCTTTTCGGATTTTAAAAATCAAACCCAACATTCCAACCAAATTTTAATTCTCAAATTACAGTTAACTGCATTCAAACGGAAAAACAAAAAGTTTCAACCAACACCTTTTGAAAGACTGAAACTTGTGTTACTTTCTTACTGCAATTTTGATTGGAAAGAAAATTTAATTCTTGTTTCTCCTGCAACTCTCTTAGAATGGAAAAAGAACAAACTCAGAATCTTCTGGGCAATGATTTCAAGAAAGAAAAAACCGGGAAGACCCAATATCCCTTGGGACATCATTAAACTCATTCGCAGGGTCGCAAAAGAAAACAGAATCTGGGGTGCCACAAAACTACACGGCCTTTTACAAAAATTAGGATACAATTGCTCAGAACGAACGGTTTCTAAATACATCCCCAAAAGACCTCCTGATCCTAAAAAACAGCTTTCTTGGAAACAGTTCTATTCCCTTCATTCGGACACAATGATTGTTTCCGATACCTTTACTTCTTACTCGGCAAATTTTAAAGAAATCTTTCGCGTAGTTTTCTTTTTACATGTTGGGACAAGACAAATCCTTCACTTTGATATTCATACAAACCCAACCACGAATTGGATGAAGAGCGTTTTGAAACTCGTAATTCGAAAACAAGCAAAGTCAGGAAAGAAGATTCAATATTTCTTGTCTGACAACGATCCCATATTCGGGAAACGATTTAGTAAATACTTAGAAAGATTTGGAATCAAACACAAAAAGACAACCCGTTATTCTCCTTGGCAAAATTGTTACGCGGAGCGTTGGGTTAAGACGTGCAGAAATGAATTTTTAGATTATTTCATTCCAATCAATCAGTATCATTTGGAAACGAAGTTGGAAGAGTTCATTCATTTCTACAATCATCATCGAACCCATCTCGCTCTAAATAAAGACAGTCCTGTTCCGTCTCCAATCCTGAAACCGCCTGCAAACGGGAAAGCGGAGCTAATTGCAACACCCGTTCTTGGCGGTCTGTATCATACTTATTCTTACAAAAACGTAGCCTAA
- a CDS encoding polymorphic toxin-type HINT domain-containing protein — protein MGYATDGNGGLDENGAFSISTCFTAGTLVHTKTGTKKIEEIQVGDQVLSWDESEDEFEYNRVSETYIRQTDKIYKLTYENGSSVETTNTHPFYIDGKGWVKAEKLQVGDKSILSNEERLTLHSIEIELRQTTVYNFQVENAHTYFVSDVAILVHNADGYENMVNRYSEARLSIEKDFSQYQELKDKTLEEFVKAGADLLKGTAGSILGAGIEGGTAAKDLAADSKTGPLYEELIAHDGEIEKSNFENDVKLINVSKSENEKEMKILLGNRTLDSLRESDDPNDTKRYLKYSQLEGNNLDLDKMMANRTEKYNTYMSKLADLTAGIKNRDFGANFNFRRELNFDAIEGDSPLKHSQIALQQLAEFSNDYRNYLGSAMADSVSAKTFDAQKLVKSYNDYLLSRGWRPIK, from the coding sequence ATGGGCTATGCGACGGACGGCAATGGTGGATTGGATGAGAATGGTGCGTTTAGTATCAGTACCTGTTTTACAGCAGGGACATTGGTCCATACGAAGACAGGAACGAAGAAGATCGAGGAGATCCAAGTTGGAGACCAGGTTCTTTCTTGGGATGAGAGTGAAGATGAGTTTGAATATAATAGAGTATCAGAGACTTATATTCGCCAAACGGATAAAATTTATAAACTGACTTATGAGAACGGCAGTTCGGTTGAAACAACAAATACGCATCCATTTTATATTGATGGCAAAGGTTGGGTTAAAGCAGAAAAACTGCAAGTAGGCGACAAATCTATTTTATCAAACGAAGAACGCTTAACGCTTCATTCAATCGAGATTGAACTAAGACAAACTACTGTGTATAACTTCCAGGTTGAAAACGCTCACACTTACTTTGTATCGGATGTTGCGATTCTGGTCCACAACGCTGACGGTTATGAAAATATGGTAAACAGATATTCGGAAGCAAGGTTATCAATCGAAAAAGATTTTAGCCAATATCAGGAATTGAAAGATAAAACTTTGGAAGAATTTGTAAAGGCAGGTGCAGATTTATTAAAAGGAACTGCAGGATCGATATTAGGTGCCGGTATTGAGGGCGGGACTGCTGCAAAAGATTTAGCTGCAGATTCAAAAACAGGGCCACTTTATGAAGAGCTGATTGCACATGATGGAGAGATTGAGAAATCGAATTTCGAAAATGATGTAAAATTGATTAATGTTTCCAAGTCAGAAAACGAAAAAGAGATGAAGATACTTTTAGGAAATCGTACATTGGATAGTTTACGTGAAAGTGACGATCCAAACGATACAAAAAGGTATCTCAAGTATTCTCAGCTGGAGGGTAATAATTTGGATCTCGATAAAATGATGGCTAATAGGACTGAGAAATACAATACATATATGAGTAAGCTTGCAGACCTAACTGCGGGCATTAAAAATCGAGATTTTGGCGCGAACTTTAATTTTCGTAGAGAGTTGAATTTCGATGCAATTGAAGGTGACTCTCCGCTCAAACATTCTCAGATTGCATTGCAACAGTTGGCTGAGTTTTCGAATGATTACAGGAACTACTTAG